In Choloepus didactylus isolate mChoDid1 chromosome X, mChoDid1.pri, whole genome shotgun sequence, a genomic segment contains:
- the ARMCX5 gene encoding armadillo repeat-containing X-linked protein 5: MTDSRARARTRGGTGADLKAGFKDPAKARAKAKSQAKALAVAEPKTGSVTQAKTGDGAVAKTRTVSHTDTLAVTRKVSKVEAVTKSRVVAETKSKTLAEHGIVPKSKSRAMPESSISVKTKSEIKASASSEVSIRSCAKADDKSSIGPRPQTREEAGIKPRAGARAGIGIKSSDEDEENVCSWFWTGEEPSVGSWFWPEEETAPQVCKLPPKIQEKPKPTSKPELTIKQKAAAWSRARYSVLVPVEGGERSLPPEGNWTLVETLIETPLGIRPLTKIPPYNGPYFQTLADIKKQVRYREKYGPNPKACRCKLRSFSLEPKEFDKLVALLKLTKDPFIHEIATMIMGISPAYPFTQDIIHDVGITVMIENLISNPNVKEHPRALNMVDDSSESSEELKSGESYINQVCKDILSYPLNSPVQLAGLKLLGHLSVKFEDHHMIASYIPDFLTLLNKGSVKTKFYVLKVFLCLSKNQANTRELISAEVLSSLIAPLNKNESKANILNVIAIFENINFQFKKKVKLFTKEQFTKSELISIFQEAKEFGQKLQDLAEHSDPEVRDKVIRLILKL; encoded by the coding sequence ATGACTGACTCCAGGGCCAGGGCAAGGACTAGAGGAGGGACTGGGGCTGACCTGAAAGCTGGATTCAAGGACCCTGCCAAAGCCAGAGCCAAGGCTAAGTCCCAGGCCAAGGCATTGGCTGTGGCAGAACCCAAAACAGGATCAGTGACTCAGGCCAAGACTGGGGATGGAGCAGTGGCCAAGACACGGACAGTGTCCCATACTGATACCTTGGCTGTGACAAGGAAAGTGAGCAAGGTAGAAGCTGTGACTAAGTCCAGAGTCGTGGCTGAGACTAAGTCAAAAACCCTGGCGGAACATGGTATAGTGCCCAAAAGTAAGTCAAGGGCCATGCCTGAGTCCAGTATCAGTGTGAAGaccaagtctgaaatcaaggctaGTGCTAGCAGTGAGGTCAGTATCAGGTCCTGTGCCAAGGCTGATGATAAGTCCAGTATTGGGCCTAGGCCTCAGACAAGGGAAGAAGCTGGCATCAAGCCCAGGGCTGGGGCCAGAGCTGGTATTGGGATCAAGTCCAGTGATGAGGATGAAGAAAATGTCTGCTCCTGGTTCTGGACTGGAGAAGAGCCTAGTGTAGGGTCATGGTTCTGGCCTGAAGAAGAGACTGCTCCACAAGTTTGTAAGCTCCCACCTAAGATCCAGGAAAAGCCCAAGCCCACGTCCAAACCTGAACTTACTATAAAGCAAAAAGCAGCAGCATGGTCAAGGGCCAGGTATAGTGTCCTTGTCCCAGTTGAGGGAGGGGAGCGATCCTTGCCTCCAGAAGGGAATTGGACTCTGGTTGAAACCTTGATTGAAACTCCTCTGGGGATTCGGCCTCTGACCAAGATCCCACCCTATAATGGGCCTTACTTCCAGACCTTAGCTGACATAAAAAAACAGGTTAGGTATAGGGAAAAGTATGGGCCCAATCCAAAGGCCTGCCGCTGTAAACTACGTAGCTTTAGTTTAGAGCCTAAAGAGTTTGATAAACTTGTTGCCCTACTTAAGTTAACTAAGGATCCTTTCATTCATGAAATAGCTACAATGATAATGGGCATCAGTCCTGCTTATCCATTTACCCAAGATATAATTCATGATGTAGGTATCACTGTTATGATTGAAAACTTGATCAGTAATCCCAATGTTAAAGAACACCCCAGAGCATTAAATATGGTGGATGACAGCTCTGAGTCTTCTGAAGAACTAAAAAGTGGAGAATCATACATAAATCAAGTTTGTAAGGACATACTCTCTTATCCCTTGAACTCTCCTGTGCAACTGGCTGGACTCAAATTATTAGGGCACCTGAGTGTGAAATTTGAGGATCACCACATGATTGCCAGTTACATTCCAGATTTCCTTACCTTGTTAAATAAGGGAAGTGTCAAAACcaagttttatgttttaaaagtgtttttgtgCTTGTCTAAAAATCAAGCTAATACAAGAGAACTTATCAGTGCCGAAGTACTATCATCACTGATTGCACCCTTGAACAAGAATGAGTCAAAGGCCAATATTCTTAATGTTATTGCAATATTTGAGAATATAAATTTCCAGTTCAAAAAGAAGGTGAAGCTCTTTACCAAGGAACAGTTCACTAAATCTGAACTTATTTCCATATTCCAGGAAGCAAAAGAGTTTGGTCAGAAACTCCAAGACTTAGCAGAGCACAGTGATCCTGAGGTGAGAGATAAAGTTATAAGATTAATACTCAAACTCTGA